The window CTTCCCGTGCGAAAGAGGAGAATTTCAAGGCTCTATTGGAAACGATAAAACCGGATGTCGTACTGACGACGTTCGGAACGGCTTCCCAGGACGGAGAAATGCTTGCCGACATCGAGTTTGCCAGCATCACGCTCGACGAAGCCCAGAACATAAAAAACATGCAGACGAAGCAATCAAGGATGATCCGCAAGCTCCACGGGCGACATCATATCGCTTTGACCGGGACACCGATCGAGAACCGGTTGTCCGAGTTGTGGGCCATTTTTGATTTCATCCATAAAGGGTATTTCGGGAGTTTCCGCAAGTTCACGGACAATTTTAGCATTCCGATTGAGCGGGATGATTCCGAATTGGATAAACGGAAACTGCGTGCGAAGATCCGACCGTTTTTATTGCGACGGACGAAAAACGACCCCGAATTGCAGCTAAATTTACCGAAGAAGCTTGAACAGAACGAATATTGCCCGCTGACTGCCGAGCAGGCCGCCTTATACGAGAGCTTCCTTGAAGAGACGAAGTTCAAATTGCAGACACTGACCGGTTTCGAGAAAAAAGGACTGATCTTGAAAATGCTCAGCCGGCTCAAGCAATTATGCAATCATCCCGCTCTGTTCCTAAAAGAACCTGCCGCCCCGGCGGAACAGCTCCTTGCTAGGTCAGATAAGCTCGAACGGATCGTCACGATGGCCGCCGATATTGCGGGAAATGGCGAACAATGTCTCATTTTCACGCAATACATCGGCATGGGGCAGCTGATCCGCCAAAGTTTGTCGGAGTTGCACGGCATCGACGTACCGTTTCTAACGGGCAGCATGCCGAAAGGGCAGCGGGATCATCTCGTTGCGGCCTTCCAGAACGGCGAGTTCCCTGTCTTCATCTTGTCATTGAAGGCAGGGGGGACCGGCTTGAATTTGACACGGGCGAACCACGTCCTCCATGCGGACCGTTGGTGGAATCCGGCTGTCGAGAACCAGGCAACCGACCGGGCATACCGGATCGGACAGACGAAGTTCGTCCATGTCCATAAATTTGTGACCATCGGGACAATCGAGGAGAAAATTGATAAGATGCTCGCTGAGAAAGCGGAACTTTCCGCAGAACTGATCCAATCGAGCCAATGGTTGACTGAGCTTTCGGATACCGAGTTGGAGGATTTGCTGTCGTTCGATCAGTGACGGCGGGCGAGCGGAATTTTATGTACAGTGGCTGTCCTGCCTTTCCGTTTGTCTTCCTCCAAGTAGCCGATTCGTTCATTGAGGTTTGCGATGATGTTGATCAATTGCCCGATTTGCAGTTCCATCCGTAGAACTTCTTTTTCGATAGTACGCATTTGACACACCCTTCCATATGACGCCGGATACGCTGGCGGGGAAAGCAGTCTCCCCCGCCTGGCTGTCCGGCTTTTTGTTGGCGGAGTTACCGCCCCTCTTTGATATAAGCTGTTCTCTCACCCTGATACACCGTGTGTCGGACCCCCTGATGATCACAGTCCACGGCATGTGTTTATTCGGCTCGCCGGATCCCACCCCGGCGAAAGCCCATCCTTTAAATTTCTCATTCCATTTTTCAGTTGTGTCAACCATTTCCGGCTTGCAGACCGGCCCCCTCTTCTCCTTTCTTGCGATTTTCCGCCGACGCTATGTATCTTGGACGACGATCAGAAAATCGGTAGTCCTTCCATTTCCTTTTCCGGCAATTGGAAATGTTCCGTCGCCCCCTCATCCGCTGATGAAGACGCTTCGTTGGCATCCGGTTCACCATACAGGTTGTCATGAGTCCGATTTTTCGTCGCCAAAAAACGGATATCATCGGCAATCACTTCTGTGACATACACGCGTTTCCCATCCGCCCGCTCGTATGTCCGCGACTGGATCCGTCCGCCTACGCCGATCAAAGATCCTTTTCCGCAATGCTTCGCCGTATTTTCCGCCGTCCTTCCCCACACGGTGCATAAGACAAAGTCCGTGTCCACCTCGCCTTTTTGATTCTTAAAATTGCGATTGATGGCCAATACAAAACTTGTCTGCAGCCGTCCCTCCGCGAATTTCCGGAGCATGGGATCTTTCGTAAGGCGCCCCACGAGTGCAACCTGGTTCAAGTAGGTCCCTCCTTTCTTTGTGATTGGTTTCATCATACGCGGCGGAGCTTTGTTCTGGCAAAGTCCCAAAATGGCGTTTTGCCCCGTTTTTCGCGAACAAAACGGGGATTTGGATTGAGCTATCTGGAGAGGTAGATGGATTTTCCTTATTCTGACGCGCTTCGTCAAATTTTTCATTTTCCCAGACAATTCGACTTTCGCACATTTGCCGATTATTTGGGAAGCTGTGGTATACTGGATGGAAAAAGAGGAGGGGTGGCGACTATGAAATCGTTTAAAATGTTGTCCGTCAGCATCCTGGACGACGATCAAATGAAGGATTTTCCGCTGATCGACGGGATTATCATCAATCAGGAAAACAGCCACCATATGTGGGTGTTGGAACTGTTCATCGACGAAAAATATCAGGAAACGTTCGAAAACTGGAAAGCCGCCGACGAGCTGCTGGAAGCCAAAGTAGTCATTTCTTACCCGGAAAATGAACCAGCCGCCTTCCGCGTCGCCGTCGAAGCAGTCAAAAAAATTGGCGACAATATTTCGGTCTTAATGAAAGGCCGACTAAAACGAGCCCGTTCCCAAT is drawn from Sporosarcina sp. FSL W7-1349 and contains these coding sequences:
- a CDS encoding single-stranded DNA-binding protein yields the protein MNQVALVGRLTKDPMLRKFAEGRLQTSFVLAINRNFKNQKGEVDTDFVLCTVWGRTAENTAKHCGKGSLIGVGGRIQSRTYERADGKRVYVTEVIADDIRFLATKNRTHDNLYGEPDANEASSSADEGATEHFQLPEKEMEGLPIF
- a CDS encoding YwpF family protein yields the protein MKSFKMLSVSILDDDQMKDFPLIDGIIINQENSHHMWVLELFIDEKYQETFENWKAADELLEAKVVISYPENEPAAFRVAVEAVKKIGDNISVLMKGRLKRARSQYAEQLLEELIGEGLDGGDLLRRFESDMRSRPRLKKDRKNS